atcaccacctACTCGCCGCTCgtgcgcgccggcgtcggcccgggcaagcgcgtcggcgtcgtgggcatcgGCGGGCTCAGCCACCTCGCCCTGCAGTGGGCCAAGGCCCTCGGCGCAGAGACGTACGCCCTCACGCACTCGCCCGGCAAGGCCCACGACGCGCGCAAGCTGGGCGCCAAGGGCGTCATCGTGACGAAGGCCGCGGGGGCTAAGGGCGATGGGGACAAGGACGCCAGCGCCTGGGCCGACGACTGGAAGTACACCTTCGACTTCATCCTCAActgcgccgacgccaccgacAAGTTCCACCTGCCCACCTACTTCTCGCTGCTCAAGCCCGGCTGCGACTTCCACATGGTCGGCATCCCGGACAAGCCGCTGCCCGAGCTCAGCGCCGGTGCCTTtgccgccaacggcgccaagCTGACGGGCAGCCACCTCGGCAACAACCAGGAGATGAAGGACATGCtgcagctggccgccgacaagggcgTGCGCGCCTGGGTCGAGACCATTGACATTTCCGCGGACGGCTGCaagcaggccgtcgagcgcctcaAGGAGAACAAGGTCCACTACCGCTTCACCCTGACGGGCTTTGACAAGGCGTTTAAAGCCTAGATAGACATGTTAGTAGACCGGGCACGGTAAAGTGGTCCAGGGGGGCGTTTAACAGTAAGTCTGTATATATAGGCGGTTGGTGGGTATGAGAATTCAGGGATGCGGAGTTGGGGGGGTTTCTGATACAAAATGAACCAAGTCCGGTGCGCCGTCTATGCCATGAATCCGAATTTCA
The genomic region above belongs to Purpureocillium takamizusanense chromosome 5, complete sequence and contains:
- a CDS encoding Alcohol dehydrogenase (NADP(+)) (COG:Q~EggNog:ENOG503NVVI~SMCOG1040:alcohol dehydrogenase~antiSMASH:Cluster_5.2) is translated as MGYPDTFEGFCVDGPKTWSTFRRAELTPKPFGDRDIDVQIEACGVCGSDVHTITGGWGDYEGPLCVGHEVVGRAVRVGKGVTTSGIKEGDRVGVGAQVHACLRCRLCTARPRTEECYCPHEMVDTYNAQYPDGSWAHGGFASHIRAHDFFTFKIPDALETEAVAPLLCAGITTYSPLVRAGVGPGKRVGVVGIGGLSHLALQWAKALGAETYALTHSPGKAHDARKLGAKGVIVTKAAGAKGDGDKDASAWADDWKYTFDFILNCADATDKFHLPTYFSLLKPGCDFHMVGIPDKPLPELSAGAFAANGAKLTGSHLGNNQEMKDMLQLAADKGVRAWVETIDISADGCKQAVERLKENKVHYRFTLTGFDKAFKA